From a region of the Pseudanabaena sp. ABRG5-3 genome:
- a CDS encoding ATP-binding protein yields MSNNPFLPQRLVGRQTELEQISQILLADGDLLIAGVAGSGRRTLVKWAAKNVGARVITLDCLRATDGDRFLKLLAASLLNVFDRPEELLMLQKLLKDQPVTFEMTDQSKPRIVWKLTTAGIWNLFQNLLSIPQQMAEWLDCRVAIVLHNFTHIRSWDRKGEWEEYLRREIQLQSRVSYILIATVPEPWMHKLSIHVVELPPLSNTELCEWLEATMQSKGLKFADSQTLQLFTDYIQGNLSDAIALTRRIWQNYLTQTNFPTHSEFLIQSHHVHQNMLELIEDLAPTFESLIMLLPPTQVRVLESLAIDPTVSPHSREYIQKHQLSKGGSLQGALDSLEQKGLVYGAKYGYRIALPTLQFWLKQRLG; encoded by the coding sequence ATGAGTAACAATCCATTTTTGCCCCAGAGATTGGTAGGCAGACAAACAGAACTAGAGCAGATCAGTCAAATTTTGCTAGCAGATGGTGATTTGCTGATCGCGGGTGTCGCAGGCAGTGGTCGCAGAACTCTGGTTAAATGGGCGGCGAAAAATGTAGGTGCAAGGGTAATTACTTTAGACTGTTTGCGGGCAACCGATGGCGATCGCTTTTTGAAATTACTAGCTGCAAGTTTGCTGAATGTCTTTGATCGTCCTGAAGAGTTGCTAATGTTGCAAAAGTTACTCAAGGATCAGCCTGTTACTTTTGAAATGACAGACCAATCTAAGCCTCGGATAGTTTGGAAACTGACCACAGCAGGTATTTGGAATTTATTTCAAAATTTATTGAGCATTCCCCAGCAGATGGCCGAATGGCTGGATTGTCGGGTAGCGATCGTGCTGCATAATTTCACCCATATTCGCTCATGGGATCGCAAAGGGGAATGGGAAGAATATTTGCGGCGGGAAATTCAACTCCAAAGTCGAGTGAGTTATATACTGATTGCCACAGTTCCTGAACCTTGGATGCACAAACTGAGTATTCATGTGGTGGAATTGCCTCCACTTAGCAATACTGAGCTTTGTGAATGGCTAGAAGCAACGATGCAGTCCAAGGGATTAAAATTTGCTGATTCCCAAACCCTACAGTTATTCACTGACTACATTCAAGGGAATCTGAGCGATGCGATCGCTTTGACTAGAAGAATTTGGCAAAACTATCTCACGCAAACGAATTTCCCGACCCATAGCGAATTTTTGATTCAGTCCCATCATGTCCATCAGAATATGCTGGAGCTAATTGAAGATCTTGCCCCCACCTTTGAATCTTTAATCATGCTCTTACCACCAACACAGGTCAGGGTATTAGAGAGCTTAGCGATCGATCCGACAGTCAGTCCCCATAGTCGCGAATATATCCAAAAGCATCAACTTTCTAAGGGGGGTAGCTTGCAAGGAGCGCTAGATAGTTTGGAGCAGAAGGGACTAGTTTATGGGGCAAAATATGGCTATCGGATTGCGCTCCCCACTTTACAGTTTTGGCTGAAGCAGCGCTTAGGATAA
- the mutL gene encoding DNA mismatch repair endonuclease MutL: MQNIHTLPIEVVHLIAAGEVIDSLAAVVRELAENAIDSQATRIVISIWMDTLSVQVSDNGVGMAITDLSQAATPHTTSKINNAEDLRQIHSLGFRGEALYSLAQLADLSICSRPILEPVGYQTNYDEHGNLQSPPKVVAIATGTVVTVRNLFARYPNRLQSLPSNSQQIRKVQLQIQQMAISNPQMNWQVNLDNREWFTIWAGENASEILPQIINSIQSYDLAYKEFTLTPSPSSAGEEGKISITLGLPDRLSRRRPDWVKVILNGRVINFPEIEQTILSSLERTLPRNRFPVCIVDLNLACDRIDWNRHPAKAEAYIQNLGDIQAQIKDGITEVLKAPESNAQTSYGSAANDLLRAAERKTSYLIPTKRENFNQPNSSLKAIAQVLDTYILAEHSGGLWLVEQHVAHERIIFERIATQWQIVPIEQPILLQKINVDGIERLQALGLEIEAFGNELWAVRSLPEILIGHQDCAVILQEMAQQDDPTMARATAACRSAIRNGTKLDLTTIRDLLWQWQQTRNPHTCPHGRPICLAIDESDLARFFRRNWIVSK, translated from the coding sequence ATGCAAAATATCCACACTCTGCCTATTGAAGTTGTGCATCTGATCGCCGCAGGTGAGGTAATTGATTCCTTGGCGGCGGTAGTGAGAGAACTTGCAGAAAATGCGATCGATTCCCAAGCAACTAGGATTGTGATTTCGATTTGGATGGATACCTTATCGGTACAAGTAAGTGATAATGGCGTTGGTATGGCGATCACCGATTTATCTCAGGCTGCAACACCCCATACAACTAGCAAAATTAATAATGCCGAAGATTTACGTCAAATCCATAGTTTAGGATTTCGGGGAGAGGCGCTGTATAGTCTGGCGCAACTTGCTGATTTGAGTATTTGTAGTCGTCCCATACTAGAGCCAGTGGGCTATCAGACTAATTACGATGAGCATGGCAATTTGCAATCTCCGCCTAAAGTAGTGGCGATCGCAACGGGGACAGTTGTAACCGTTCGCAATTTATTTGCTCGCTATCCCAATCGGTTGCAATCCTTGCCTAGTAATTCGCAACAGATTCGCAAGGTGCAGTTACAAATTCAGCAGATGGCGATCTCCAATCCCCAGATGAATTGGCAAGTAAATTTAGACAATCGCGAATGGTTCACGATTTGGGCGGGGGAAAATGCGAGTGAGATTTTGCCGCAAATTATTAATTCGATTCAGTCCTATGACTTAGCTTATAAAGAATTTACCCTCACCCCCAGCCCATCTTCTGCGGGAGAGGAAGGCAAGATCTCGATCACCCTCGGACTACCCGATCGCCTATCACGTCGTCGTCCCGATTGGGTAAAAGTTATTCTCAATGGTCGGGTGATAAATTTTCCAGAAATAGAGCAAACTATTCTTTCAAGTTTGGAGAGAACTTTGCCACGCAACCGTTTTCCTGTTTGTATTGTGGATCTTAATTTAGCCTGCGATCGCATTGATTGGAATCGTCATCCTGCTAAAGCTGAAGCCTACATTCAGAATTTAGGTGATATCCAAGCTCAAATTAAAGATGGGATTACGGAAGTACTAAAAGCACCTGAAAGCAATGCTCAGACTAGTTATGGTAGTGCTGCAAATGATCTATTACGAGCTGCGGAACGGAAAACCTCCTATTTGATCCCAACAAAGCGCGAGAACTTTAATCAGCCCAATTCTTCTCTCAAAGCGATCGCTCAAGTGCTTGACACCTATATTCTTGCCGAACATTCGGGCGGACTATGGCTAGTAGAGCAGCATGTTGCCCATGAACGAATAATCTTTGAAAGAATTGCAACGCAGTGGCAAATCGTCCCCATTGAGCAACCGATTCTATTACAAAAAATTAATGTCGATGGCATTGAGAGACTGCAAGCCTTGGGTTTAGAAATTGAAGCCTTTGGTAATGAACTATGGGCAGTGCGATCGCTACCAGAAATTCTCATCGGTCACCAAGACTGTGCGGTAATTTTGCAAGAAATGGCTCAACAGGATGATCCAACGATGGCGAGGGCGACGGCGGCTTGTCGCAGTGCGATTCGTAACGGTACAAAGCTAGATTTAACCACGATTCGCGACTTGCTCTGGCAATGGCAACAAACCCGCAATCCTCATACTTGCCCTCACGGTCGCCCGATCTGCTTAGCGATCGATGAGTCCGATCTAGCAAGGTTTTTCCGTCGTAATTGGATTGTCTCAAAATAG
- a CDS encoding LuxR C-terminal-related transcriptional regulator, with amino-acid sequence MPESLNSNRLLFDLHQIAQIAQTFSGCLEPEVIAHHLTEGLIQKFGIALARVWLLEENEQFLKLVASSGMYSHTNGGFSRVPLGAYKVGKIAQNRISFLSNNLAEESWVGNREWAIANHIRGFVGYPLMIRGRVLGVLANFSREPLAPEFLEILQTLCTMTSLALDAALQYQQEKQVWSSSSLFPAFSRLPLSEQLATILSSTRLTLVGAERSLSLPITYVFLQTAEILNQFGCAYCCLSYQRDNVSLEAIVPTNALAVPSQVKPQTQHIDSIFGELFPIVSCLGGIISKQFLDTQRSVQLSLSIPYTSVKNSQTICIKCKLPILQTAFTHLAFLAGLTVSNNLEVLGNIENPDAQIPLLTDDISAVHGAKYVIWIQQANHPTPSGVQAKIDLAITPEQLCEVVNAVMRGESWGLEANKDLLPLLSERELEIMQLLAKGLRDRAIAKQLVISESTVKFHINNILAKLKAKTRLQALHIAIVNDWILL; translated from the coding sequence ATGCCTGAGTCACTTAATTCAAATAGACTTCTATTTGATTTGCATCAAATTGCTCAGATTGCCCAAACATTTTCTGGATGTTTAGAGCCAGAAGTGATTGCCCATCATTTAACAGAGGGGTTAATCCAGAAGTTTGGCATAGCCTTAGCACGGGTTTGGTTACTAGAAGAAAACGAACAATTTCTAAAATTAGTGGCTTCATCGGGTATGTATAGCCATACGAATGGTGGGTTTAGTAGAGTGCCTCTAGGAGCCTATAAAGTTGGCAAAATTGCTCAAAATCGCATTTCCTTTTTAAGTAATAATCTTGCTGAGGAGTCTTGGGTTGGCAATCGAGAATGGGCGATCGCCAATCATATTCGTGGATTTGTCGGTTATCCTTTGATGATTAGAGGTAGAGTTTTAGGAGTTCTTGCTAACTTTAGTCGCGAACCTTTAGCACCTGAGTTTTTAGAGATTCTCCAAACGCTCTGTACGATGACCAGTCTTGCTTTAGATGCTGCCCTGCAATATCAGCAGGAAAAGCAAGTATGGTCATCTTCGTCACTATTTCCAGCCTTTAGCCGATTGCCTCTATCGGAGCAATTAGCAACTATTTTGAGTTCAACTCGTCTTACCTTAGTCGGAGCTGAGCGATCGCTTTCACTGCCAATTACTTATGTGTTTCTTCAAACTGCGGAGATTTTAAATCAATTTGGATGTGCTTACTGTTGTCTCAGCTATCAGAGAGATAATGTTAGTTTAGAAGCAATTGTGCCAACAAATGCTCTTGCTGTTCCATCTCAAGTTAAACCTCAAACTCAACATATTGATTCTATATTTGGTGAGTTATTCCCCATTGTTTCTTGTTTGGGAGGAATAATCAGTAAGCAATTTCTGGATACCCAACGCAGCGTTCAGCTATCCCTATCAATTCCCTATACTAGCGTTAAGAACTCTCAAACTATCTGTATTAAATGTAAATTACCCATTTTACAAACGGCTTTTACCCATCTGGCATTTTTAGCAGGATTAACTGTAAGCAATAATTTAGAAGTTTTGGGAAACATAGAGAATCCTGATGCTCAAATCCCTCTTCTTACAGACGATATTAGTGCTGTTCATGGGGCTAAGTATGTAATTTGGATCCAGCAAGCCAATCATCCTACGCCATCAGGAGTGCAGGCAAAGATCGATCTGGCGATCACGCCCGAACAGTTATGTGAAGTTGTAAATGCAGTGATGCGAGGAGAATCTTGGGGACTTGAAGCTAATAAAGATTTGCTGCCGTTGCTTTCAGAACGCGAGTTAGAAATTATGCAGTTATTGGCAAAGGGTTTGCGCGATCGCGCGATCGCCAAACAACTAGTGATCAGCGAAAGCACGGTTAAATTTCATATCAACAATATTCTTGCGAAACTTAAGGCGAAAACTCGATTACAAGCACTGCATATAGCAATAGTAAATGACTGGATTCTATTGTGA
- a CDS encoding adenylate/guanylate cyclase domain-containing protein, with amino-acid sequence MLKLFNSSQTKLAQAVTSLSRYEIGDREQEHFLNFLQNPDSRSLYHTNPRLVADQLQISERDTLKLLVVALKEGIMTLNWDIQCPMCQGVDFAATQLGKLRTFHICPVCHHKHESDADHQVRVTFSIDERLRSLPKEANDPEFRKQIDAKYGVVSGHRLLTLQIFRELFPRETIPPNESLLIRQVTILFTDLAGSTALYSQRGDSQAYSLVRQHFNLLFQIVDQHNGAVIKTIGDAIMASFTSPDDGLKAAITMQEAMQYFNQQFDSTDPQLILKIGIHAGACISVNLNERSDYFGTTVNTAARVEGLSQGNDIVFTESLLSHAQAIANAGNYYFQKSSVNLKGLSEPLTVFHMNISSIAHPLPSN; translated from the coding sequence ATGCTAAAACTCTTTAATTCATCTCAGACAAAGCTCGCGCAGGCAGTTACGTCTCTCAGTCGCTATGAAATTGGCGATCGCGAACAAGAGCATTTTCTTAATTTCCTCCAAAATCCTGATAGTCGATCGCTTTATCACACCAATCCACGCCTAGTTGCTGATCAATTACAGATCTCAGAGCGTGACACCTTGAAATTGTTAGTAGTTGCTCTGAAAGAAGGGATTATGACCCTAAATTGGGATATTCAATGTCCTATGTGTCAAGGTGTTGATTTTGCGGCAACACAATTAGGCAAGTTGAGAACATTCCATATCTGTCCAGTCTGTCACCACAAGCATGAATCCGATGCCGATCATCAGGTAAGAGTCACATTTAGCATTGACGAAAGATTGCGATCGCTACCCAAGGAAGCCAACGATCCTGAGTTTCGGAAACAGATTGATGCCAAATATGGTGTAGTTTCAGGACATCGCCTCCTAACCTTACAGATATTTCGCGAACTATTTCCCCGTGAAACTATCCCACCGAATGAGAGCTTACTAATTCGCCAAGTCACGATTTTATTTACGGATTTAGCTGGCTCGACCGCTCTCTATAGTCAAAGGGGTGATTCCCAAGCCTATAGTTTAGTCCGTCAACATTTCAACCTTCTCTTTCAAATCGTTGATCAGCATAATGGAGCTGTGATCAAAACTATTGGGGATGCGATTATGGCAAGTTTTACCTCACCTGATGATGGGTTGAAAGCAGCGATCACGATGCAAGAAGCCATGCAGTATTTCAATCAACAATTTGACTCAACAGATCCGCAACTCATTCTCAAAATTGGTATTCATGCGGGGGCTTGCATTAGCGTTAACCTCAATGAGCGCTCTGATTATTTCGGCACAACGGTAAATACCGCTGCCAGAGTGGAAGGACTCAGTCAAGGCAATGACATTGTATTTACTGAATCATTACTGAGTCACGCGCAGGCGATCGCTAATGCAGGCAATTACTATTTCCAAAAGAGTTCGGTAAATTTAAAAGGATTAAGCGAACCTCTCACTGTCTTTCATATGAATATTTCTTCCATCGCGCATCCATTGCCAAGCAACTAG
- the adhE gene encoding bifunctional acetaldehyde-CoA/alcohol dehydrogenase has product MKVTNVEELELLIQRVKIAQAEFANFTQEQIDRIFKQAALAANAARIPLAKAAVKESGMGVIEDKAIKNHFASEMIYNKYKNDKTCGVIESDKHFGYERIAEPVGILAGIVPVTNPTSTTIFKSLIALKTRNGIIFSPHPHAKECTIAAAKIVLEAAIAAGAPPDIIGWIDEPTVPLSQSLMQHHDIKLILATGGPGMVKAAYSSGHPSIGVGAGNTPAIIDETAHIQMAVSSIIISKTFDNGTICASEQSVVVVDAIYDAVREEFIKRGAYFLNEQERDQVRQVILTEGRLNAAIVGQSVAAIAQIAGFEIPDNTRVLIGEVEAINKDEPFAYEKLSPILAMYRAKDFHDAVDKAEALVLFGGHGHTSVLYTAPNNQEHIRYFEHKLETSRVLINTPSSQGAIGDLYNFRLDPSLTLGCGSWGGNSVSANVTPHHLLNVKTAAERRENMLWFRIPPKIYFKSGCLPVALRDLKDRKRALIVTDRPLFELGLTKEVTDSLEEIGIAHYTFYDVEPDPSLATVNKGLAICKSFNPDVIIAFGGGSPMDAAKVMWLMYEHPEIEFEGLAMRFMDIRKRVYELPPLGVKAIMVSIPTTSGTGSEVTPFAVVTDEKTGIKYPLADYALTPNMAIVDPSLTLNIPKRLTAYGGIDALTHALEAYVSVLASEYTNGLALEAIRLLFKYLPSAYHNGANDPKAREKVHYAATIAGLAFANAFLGVCHSIAHQLGGTCHIPHGLANALMISHVIRYNATDVPFKQAIFSQNKYPNSKWRYARIADYLNLGGETEEEKVVNLIAAVEDLKRQVEIPATIKDTLIEQGIGEEFFMSHVEDMADRAFDDQCTGANPRYPLIADLKQLMVQAYYG; this is encoded by the coding sequence ATGAAAGTTACGAATGTTGAAGAATTAGAACTGTTGATTCAGAGGGTAAAGATTGCCCAAGCGGAATTTGCTAATTTTACGCAGGAACAGATTGATCGCATTTTTAAACAGGCGGCTCTCGCAGCAAATGCGGCGCGGATTCCCCTTGCTAAGGCAGCAGTGAAGGAATCGGGTATGGGTGTCATTGAAGACAAGGCGATTAAGAATCACTTTGCTTCGGAAATGATTTACAACAAGTATAAGAATGATAAAACCTGCGGTGTTATCGAGTCGGACAAGCATTTTGGTTATGAACGCATCGCCGAACCCGTGGGGATTTTAGCGGGGATCGTCCCTGTCACCAATCCCACCTCGACCACAATTTTCAAGTCCTTGATTGCGCTGAAAACCCGTAATGGGATCATCTTCTCGCCCCATCCCCATGCCAAGGAATGCACGATCGCGGCGGCAAAAATTGTCCTTGAGGCAGCGATCGCGGCGGGCGCACCTCCCGATATTATTGGTTGGATTGATGAACCGACCGTGCCATTGTCGCAGTCATTAATGCAGCACCATGACATCAAGCTGATTTTGGCGACGGGTGGGCCTGGCATGGTCAAAGCAGCCTATTCTTCGGGGCATCCTTCTATTGGTGTGGGTGCAGGTAATACGCCTGCCATTATTGATGAAACCGCCCATATTCAAATGGCAGTTAGTTCGATCATTATTAGTAAAACCTTTGACAATGGTACGATTTGCGCTTCGGAACAGTCGGTTGTTGTCGTCGATGCTATTTATGACGCAGTTCGAGAAGAATTTATCAAGCGTGGTGCTTATTTCCTCAATGAGCAAGAACGGGATCAAGTCCGTCAGGTCATTCTTACTGAAGGTCGTCTGAATGCGGCGATCGTTGGTCAGTCGGTTGCGGCGATCGCCCAAATCGCAGGATTTGAAATCCCTGACAATACAAGGGTTTTAATTGGGGAAGTCGAGGCAATTAATAAAGATGAACCCTTTGCCTATGAGAAGCTATCGCCAATCCTTGCCATGTACCGTGCTAAGGACTTCCATGATGCCGTGGATAAGGCGGAAGCATTGGTTCTATTTGGTGGACATGGACATACTTCGGTGCTGTACACGGCTCCCAATAACCAAGAGCATATTCGCTATTTCGAGCATAAGTTAGAAACTTCGCGGGTATTGATTAATACGCCATCATCTCAAGGTGCGATCGGTGATCTCTACAACTTCCGCCTCGATCCTTCGCTGACTCTTGGTTGCGGTAGTTGGGGCGGTAACTCGGTTTCGGCAAACGTCACCCCCCATCATTTACTCAATGTCAAAACTGCCGCCGAGCGTCGTGAGAATATGCTCTGGTTCCGCATTCCGCCAAAAATTTATTTCAAATCTGGTTGCTTGCCTGTGGCTCTGCGCGATCTCAAGGATCGCAAACGCGCTCTCATTGTCACCGATCGCCCTTTGTTTGAATTGGGCTTAACCAAAGAAGTGACCGACAGTTTAGAAGAAATTGGCATCGCCCACTATACCTTCTACGATGTCGAACCCGATCCTTCTCTAGCCACCGTCAATAAGGGTCTAGCTATTTGCAAGAGCTTCAATCCCGATGTGATTATTGCCTTTGGTGGAGGTTCGCCGATGGATGCTGCCAAGGTGATGTGGTTGATGTACGAACATCCAGAGATTGAGTTTGAAGGTTTAGCCATGCGCTTCATGGACATTCGCAAGCGCGTTTATGAATTGCCACCCTTGGGCGTAAAAGCAATTATGGTCTCCATTCCCACCACATCGGGAACAGGTTCAGAAGTAACTCCCTTTGCCGTTGTCACCGATGAGAAAACGGGGATCAAGTATCCTCTCGCAGACTATGCGCTGACACCGAATATGGCGATCGTCGATCCCTCCCTGACTCTGAATATTCCTAAACGCCTTACCGCCTATGGTGGTATTGATGCGCTCACCCATGCCCTTGAAGCCTATGTATCCGTCCTCGCTTCGGAATATACCAATGGCTTAGCCCTTGAAGCAATTCGCTTATTGTTCAAATATTTGCCAAGTGCTTATCACAATGGCGCTAACGATCCCAAGGCACGGGAAAAAGTGCATTATGCCGCCACGATCGCAGGACTTGCCTTTGCTAACGCCTTCTTAGGGGTATGTCACTCGATCGCGCACCAGTTGGGCGGTACTTGCCATATTCCCCACGGTTTAGCCAATGCCCTGATGATTTCCCATGTGATTCGCTACAATGCGACCGATGTACCCTTCAAGCAAGCGATTTTCTCGCAGAATAAATATCCTAATAGCAAGTGGCGCTATGCAAGGATTGCCGACTATCTCAATTTAGGTGGTGAGACGGAAGAGGAAAAAGTGGTAAATCTGATCGCAGCAGTGGAAGATCTCAAGCGGCAAGTGGAAATTCCTGCCACGATTAAAGATACTTTGATTGAGCAAGGTATCGGTGAAGAGTTCTTTATGTCCCATGTCGAAGACATGGCAGACCGAGCTTTTGATGATCAATGCACAGGGGCAAATCCTCGTTATCCCTTGATTGCTGATCTCAAGCAATTGATGGTACAGGCATATTACGGCTAG
- the pflA gene encoding pyruvate formate-lyase-activating protein has protein sequence MSGIGRIHSIETFGTVDGPGIRFIVFTQGCPLRCLYCHNPDCRNAHDGKEVTVDYLIDEIKKCKSFIRKGGVTVSGGEPLMQPEFTREIFKRCHELGLHTALDTSGYCALEVAQPVLAETDLVLLDIKSYIPELYYKVTSVSIEPTLAMARYLSEIKKPVWIRFVLVPHLTDNIANVNQLADFIATLTNIERLEVLPFHKMGEYKWEQLGLPYSLKDTPPAPPELVQQTVDIFRDRGINALGAVGI, from the coding sequence ATGTCTGGAATTGGACGCATTCATTCGATCGAAACTTTTGGTACGGTAGACGGGCCGGGGATCAGATTTATTGTGTTTACACAGGGCTGTCCCCTCCGTTGCCTCTATTGTCATAACCCAGACTGTCGCAATGCCCATGATGGGAAAGAAGTTACCGTTGACTATCTGATTGATGAGATCAAAAAATGTAAATCTTTTATTCGCAAAGGTGGTGTAACCGTCAGTGGTGGCGAACCCCTGATGCAGCCAGAGTTTACTAGAGAAATCTTTAAGCGTTGTCATGAACTGGGCTTACACACAGCCCTTGATACATCGGGCTATTGTGCCTTGGAAGTGGCGCAACCCGTTCTCGCCGAAACCGACTTGGTATTGCTGGATATTAAATCCTATATTCCCGAACTCTATTACAAAGTTACCAGTGTTTCCATCGAGCCAACCCTAGCAATGGCAAGATATCTCAGCGAGATCAAGAAACCTGTCTGGATTCGGTTCGTTTTAGTACCACATCTCACCGATAACATTGCTAATGTTAATCAACTTGCCGATTTTATCGCTACCTTAACCAATATCGAACGATTGGAAGTTTTACCATTCCACAAAATGGGGGAATACAAATGGGAGCAACTAGGCTTGCCCTATTCCCTCAAAGACACGCCACCAGCACCACCCGAACTAGTGCAGCAAACGGTTGATATATTCCGCGATCGCGGGATCAATGCCCTTGGGGCGGTAGGGATTTAA
- the pflB gene encoding formate C-acetyltransferase: MYVEWQGFTEGSWTKEINVRDFIQKNYTPYEGTAEFLVAPTTRTQQLWSEVLELMKLEHQKGILDVDTKVPAGITAHDAGYINRELEQIVGLQTDKPLKRAIMPYGGIRVVKAGLEAYGYQLDPATEEVFTKYRKTHNDGVFDAYTTEMRKARKSGIITGLPDAYGRGRIIGDYRRVALYGVDRLIDDKKTQKDSLDVDVMDEETIRLREELSEQIRALFELKEMAAKYGFDIGRPAMTAKEAVQWLYFGYLGAVKEQNGAAMSLGRVSTFLDIYFERDLQNGQISETELQELIDHFVMKLRMVRFLRTPDYNDLFSGDPTWVTEAIGGMSADGRTLVTKNSFRFLHTLVNLGAAPEPNLTVLWSEHLPENFKQFCAKVSSDTSSIQYENDDLMRPTYGDDYAIACCVSVMRIGKQMQFFGARVNLAKTLLYAINGGKDEKSGDQVAPNFAPITSEYLDYQEVNDRLQQMMAWLAKAYINTLNVIHYMHDKYCYERIEMALHDRDVYRTMACGIAGLSVVTDSLSAIKYAKVKVIRNEQGLAVDYETEGEYPKYGNNDDRVDNIAVDLVARFMNEIRKHPAYRHAVPTQSVLTITSNVVYGKKTGNTPDGRRAGEPFAPGANPMHGRDCCGAIASLSSVAKLPYSDCQDGISNTFSIMPSALGRQESDRTNNLVGLLDGYFHDGGHHINVNALDRNTLLDAMEHPENYPQLTIRVSGYAVNFIKLTREQQLDVIKRTFHERV, translated from the coding sequence ATGTATGTAGAATGGCAGGGCTTTACAGAAGGCAGTTGGACAAAAGAGATTAACGTTAGAGATTTTATCCAAAAGAATTACACACCCTACGAAGGAACTGCTGAGTTTCTGGTTGCACCGACCACTAGAACCCAGCAGCTTTGGAGTGAAGTACTAGAACTGATGAAACTAGAACACCAAAAGGGAATTTTGGATGTTGATACGAAGGTTCCTGCTGGGATCACAGCCCATGATGCAGGATATATTAATCGTGAACTAGAACAAATTGTTGGCTTACAGACAGATAAGCCCCTCAAACGCGCCATCATGCCCTATGGCGGTATCCGCGTCGTGAAAGCGGGGCTAGAAGCCTATGGCTATCAACTCGATCCCGCTACAGAAGAAGTTTTTACTAAATATCGCAAAACCCATAATGATGGCGTATTTGATGCCTATACCACGGAAATGCGGAAGGCAAGGAAATCGGGGATCATTACAGGCTTGCCCGATGCCTATGGACGGGGACGGATTATTGGCGATTATCGTCGGGTAGCGCTCTATGGAGTCGATCGCCTCATCGATGACAAGAAGACCCAAAAGGATTCCCTTGACGTTGATGTGATGGACGAAGAAACTATTCGTCTGCGGGAAGAGCTATCGGAACAAATTCGGGCACTGTTTGAACTCAAGGAAATGGCGGCGAAGTACGGCTTTGATATTGGTCGTCCTGCCATGACCGCCAAAGAAGCTGTGCAATGGCTGTATTTTGGCTACCTAGGGGCAGTCAAGGAACAAAATGGGGCTGCCATGTCCCTCGGTCGTGTTTCGACGTTTCTAGACATCTATTTTGAGCGTGATTTGCAAAATGGTCAGATTTCCGAAACAGAATTGCAAGAGTTAATCGATCATTTTGTGATGAAGTTACGCATGGTGCGTTTTTTGCGTACCCCTGACTACAATGATTTGTTCTCAGGCGATCCCACATGGGTGACAGAAGCGATCGGTGGTATGAGTGCCGATGGTCGCACTTTAGTTACCAAAAACAGTTTCCGATTCCTGCATACATTGGTCAATCTGGGAGCAGCTCCAGAACCTAACTTGACGGTTTTATGGTCAGAACATTTACCCGAAAACTTCAAACAGTTCTGCGCGAAGGTATCCAGCGATACCAGTTCCATTCAGTACGAAAATGACGACCTGATGCGTCCCACCTATGGCGATGACTATGCGATCGCCTGTTGTGTATCAGTGATGCGAATTGGTAAACAGATGCAGTTCTTCGGTGCGAGGGTCAACCTTGCCAAGACGCTGCTCTATGCGATCAATGGTGGTAAGGATGAGAAGTCTGGGGATCAAGTTGCGCCTAACTTTGCACCAATTACCAGTGAATATCTGGATTATCAAGAAGTTAACGATCGCTTGCAGCAAATGATGGCATGGCTGGCGAAGGCATATATCAATACGTTGAATGTCATTCACTACATGCACGATAAGTATTGCTACGAGCGCATTGAAATGGCATTACACGATCGCGATGTCTATCGAACTATGGCTTGTGGTATTGCGGGTTTATCCGTAGTTACTGACTCGCTCTCGGCGATTAAATATGCCAAGGTGAAGGTGATTCGCAACGAGCAAGGCTTGGCGGTAGATTATGAAACCGAAGGCGAATATCCTAAGTATGGTAATAACGACGATCGCGTCGATAATATCGCTGTTGACCTCGTCGCAAGGTTCATGAATGAGATCCGCAAACATCCTGCCTATCGCCATGCTGTACCGACGCAATCGGTACTTACGATTACTTCCAACGTGGTCTATGGCAAGAAAACAGGTAACACCCCCGATGGACGGAGGGCTGGTGAACCCTTTGCCCCTGGAGCAAATCCTATGCATGGACGCGACTGTTGCGGTGCGATCGCCTCGCTCTCATCGGTTGCCAAGCTGCCCTACAGCGATTGTCAGGATGGTATCTCGAATACCTTCTCGATTATGCCAAGTGCTTTGGGTAGACAGGAAAGCGATCGCACGAATAACCTCGTTGGTTTGCTTGATGGCTATTTCCACGATGGCGGGCATCACATTAATGTGAATGCCCTCGATCGCAATACTTTACTGGATGCGATGGAACATCCTGAAAACTATCCACAGTTGACAATCCGAGTTTCGGGCTATGCCGTGAACTTCATCAAACTCACCCGCGAGCAGCAACTGGATGTGATTAAACGCACATTCCATGAACGAGTATAG